One genomic segment of Capricornis sumatraensis isolate serow.1 chromosome X, serow.2, whole genome shotgun sequence includes these proteins:
- the LPAR4 gene encoding lysophosphatidic acid receptor 4 has translation MGDRRFIDFQFQDLNSNLRPRLGNSTANNTCIVDDSFKYNLNGAVYSVVFILGLITNSASLFVFCFRMKMRSETAIFITNLALSDLLFVCTLPFKIFYNFNRHWPFGDTLCKISGTAFLTNIYGSMLFLTCISVDRFLAIVYPFRSRTIRTRRNSAIVCAGVWILVLSGGISASLFSTTNVNNATTTCFEGFSKRVWKTYLSKITIFIEVVGFIIPLILNVSCSSVVLKTLRKPATLSQIGTNKKKVLKMITVHMAVFVVCFVPYNSVLFLYALVRSQAITNCLLERFAKIMYPITLCLATLNCCFDPFIYYFTLESFQKSFYINTHIKMESLFKTETPLTTKPSLPAIQEEVSDQTTHNGGELMLESTF, from the coding sequence ATGGGTGACAGAAGATTCATTGACTTCCAATTCCAAGATTTAAATTCAAACCTCAGACCCAGGTTGGGCAATTCTACTGCCAATAATACTTGCATTGTTGATGATTCTTTCAAGTATAATCTGAATGGTGCTGTCTACAGTGTTGTATTCATCCTGGGTTTGATAACCAACAGTGCCTCTCTGTTTGTCTTCTGCTTCCGCATGAAAATGAGAAGTGAGACGGCTATTTTCATCACCAATCTGGCCCTCTCTGATTTGCTCTTTGTCTGCACTCtacctttcaaaatattttacaatttcaaCCGCCACTGGCCTTTTGGTGATACCCTCTGCAAGATCTCTGGGACTGCATTCCTAACCAACATCTATGGGAGCATGCTCTTCCTTACCTGTATTAGTGTGGATCGTTTCCTGGCCATTGTCTATCCCTTCCGATCCCGTACCATTAGGACCAGGAGGAATTCTGCCATTGTGTGTGCTGGAGTCTGGATCCTAGTCCTCAGTGGTGGTATTTCAGCCTCTTTATTCTCCACCACTAATGTCAACAATGCAACCACCACCTGCTTTGAGGGCTTCTCCAAACGTGTATGGAAGACGTATCTGTCCAAGATAACCATATTTATTGAAGTTGTTGGTTTTATCATTCCTTTGATACTGAATGTCTCTTGCTCTTCTGTGGTGCTAAAAACCCTCCGTAAGCCTGCTACATTATCTCAAATTGGGACTAATAAGAAAAAAGTGCTGAAGATGATCACAGTGCATATGGCAGTCTTTGTGGTATGCTTTGTACCCTATAACTCTGTTCTCTTCCTGTATGCCCTGGTGCGCTCCCAAGCCATTACCAATTGCTTGTTGGAAAGATTTGCAAAGATTATGTATCCAATCACCTTGTGCCTTGCAACTCTAAACTGTTGCTTTGACCCTTTCATCTATTACTTCACCCTTGAGTCCTTTCAGAAGTCCTTCTATATCAATACCCATATCAAGATGGAGTCTCTGTTTAAGACTGAAACACCTCTGACCACAAAGCCTTCCCTTCCAGCTATTCAAGAGGAAGTTAGTGATCAAACAACACATAATGGTGGTGAATTAATGCTAGAATCCACCTTCTAG